The Candidatus Nitrosocaldus cavascurensis genome segment ATCCTACTATAGTTCGATTCAAACGTGTATTATTGCGATACTGATAGTTTAATTGTTAACGATTTCAATCCTACTATAGTTCGATTCAAACATTTAAGTATGCTGAAGATATGCCCGCGCAGTTTATAGATTTCAATCCTACTATAGTTCGATTCAAACAGATCATTGACGAGCAAGAGTTAATTGAGTACTTAGCGATTTCAATCCTACTATAGTTCGATTCAAACATAGTTAGAGAGACGATGCATAAATGTGACATATTTTATATTTCAATCCTACTATAGTTCGATTCAAACAAGAGTAAAGGATATAATTGATAAACGCTTACCTGACGATTTCAATCCTACTATAGTTCGATTCAAACTGTAGAATATTAAAACATCTACACCAAAATTCAACCTGATTTCAATCCTACTATAGTTCGATTCAAACTCGCCCTTAGCTCGTTGACATACTCGCTGAACGTCTTATTTCAATCCTACTATAGTTCGATTCAAACTTATTTGTGCATCAGCATAAGGGCAAAAATCTATAAAAATTTCAATCCTACTATAGTTCGATTCAAACAGTTAGAGAAACTATGCAAAAATGTGAAATATATTACATTTCAATCCTACTATAGTTCGATTCAAACTTCTAAGAGATACATATATAGATGTTTTGACTTGTACATTTCAATCCTACTATAGTTCGATTCAAACTTGGGGGGTAGGATGCAGACTGGCAGACAGATAGACTAATTTCAATCCTACTATAGTTCGATTCAAACAAGTACGCCAACAACTCTCTCTGCGCTTTGTACATCATTTCAATCCTACTATAGTTCGATTCAAACAAACTTCTTTAATGAAGGATAGGAGTCTTGTGCATATGATTTCAATCCTACTATAGTTCGATTCAAACCGATGCACTCGTAAACATGGTGCAAGAATTACAAAAGATTTCAATCCTACTATAGTTCGATTCAAACACCAATACGATACATTCTTCTCAAATCGACCCTCGTATTTCAATCCTACTATAGTTCGATTCAAACATATATTGTTTTATAGAGTTATAAAGTACATGTGCAAATTTCAATCCTACTATAGTTCGATTCAAACGGCAAAACTAATAGTGAGTGTGATAAGAAGGGAGAAGATTTCAATCCTACTATAGTTCGATTCAAACCCCCCTGGCGCCTCCCCTTCTCACGCTTCACCTTTTATATACTCTCCCTCCTCTACTCAAAGGGGAACCAGTCAAGCTCTAGTCGTATACGATATTTATAAATGTTGACTAGTCGTATATAAACTTAGAGGATATTATCTGTACCTCCCTTCTCAACACCCCATACCCTCTTATCTACCCATCTTGGATTGCTTATAGTATATACTATTATTGAATCAGTATTAGGATCTATAACCTCATAAAGCCTAGATTTTAACTCTTCTAGTCTACCTTCAGTTAGTTCTCCTTCAAACGCAGAATTCTGCACCCATGATAGATATTGTTTAAGTATCTTCCTTATAGTAGTTATCCTCTCTATATTAACATCATATACTATTATTACTTTCATAGCCTTTCTCCTTCTTTGCTTCTTTTAAATTCATCTATCTAGTTTATCTTTACTCACTTGATTAAGTAATATTTAACTTAATGTTAGAAATAGATATATTATTACTAAACATATATTATAATATGGAAGTCAGATGCCACATAAGAAGTAGGATGGCTGAGAATCTTCCACAACCACTAAGAGAGGTGATAAGAGAGTGTATAGAGAGGGTCATGCAACAGTCATTGCAGCCATTCAACCATAATCTAGTATATATAGAGGATGTGGATAAGGCAGATGTTATACTGGATATAGATGTATCTACAGGCAATCCTTTCGTATATATAATACCAGCATTTGACTACGATCAAAATAAGTGTTACATCTCCATATCATTATGCATAAACATAGCGCCTTTACCTGATCACTTTTCACTGCATCTGTTCTACATGCGTAAAAACAATATACTGCTGTCATATGCAATATGCAAGACTATCTTCACGATCTATAAGTTCATCGGCATAATAAATGAGCAGGATATGCTGAATCTATATGCTGGTGCAAGCTACTATCTCCGCCAGTTTCTTACAAATACATATAACAGTAACAAAGATAAGAATGATAATGTTACATCTATCTTCAATAGCGGTCCATTATTTGCTGTAATTATAGACCCATACAAGATATATCAGAAATATCTTACTATGAGAGACGATATAATGAAGCAAGTGGAAAAACTCAAAAGAATGCAAGACAGTAACACCCCACCATAGCAATACTAATAGTCCTCATAATAACTAATCCTCTCTCTATTTTGTTTCGTTTGTTGTACTATAGCATTCTTCCAGATAATAATTAGTATATACTAGGAGGTATCTATATTAATCTGCTTATTGTGATACTAGACTTTTCTAGATTCTGAATTATTCGAGCAATTTTACCAACTACTCTTAAAACCAATATATTCCCTCTCGCCTAATAGATGCTTAATCAATTTGAAGCATTCTAATCTTATCAACCTCTGATATGATATATGCCTCTTAAGCCTAACATGCTTTAATGTGGTATCCAGTTTCTTCTGATACTCTGCTACAAATATTCTCTTACCATTATCGTTAAGATAACAACCATTTAACTCCTCTAAGAAGTGTTCCTCTTTTATTATTCTGTTATTGACTAGATTAAAGATTACCCTATCTACTATAATAGGCTTAAAGATCTCGCTTATATCCAATGCTAAAGAATACCTCCTCTCTCCAGGTTCATGAAGATAACTTATAGCTGGGCTGAGTTGGGTATGATAAATCTCTGTCAGTACTGTTGCGTAAAGCAAAGAGTTACCAAAAGAGATCATAGCGTTGAGCATATTTGTTGGTGGCATTCTGCTTCTTTTCTCAAATCTAAACTCTTCCCTTAGAATAGTATCGAATGAGGAATAGTAGTGATCTCTACATCTACCTTCAATACCCATTATGCTTGCTATATCATTACAGTTAGTAAGATACTTTCTCTCTTCTTCTATTGCAGTTATAAAATGGTCAACACCTTTATTATTCTTCTTATAATGATTAAGGTTAGAGAGTATGTTATGTATAGCACTATTAACCAATTCTCTTGCTATCTTTATCCTCTTCTCCCTATCAAGATAGTGTTCAACCTGCTTAACAATTAGTAAGCCAGATACCAGTTTCTCTCTAGGATAGAATGAGCCTGAATAATAACCATAGTAGTTGTAGAAGTGTATAGGAATGCCATGTTGGTTCAGAAATGTTATGAGTTTTGTATTTAAATTTACCTCGCCAAACAGATGTAATGCATGTATATCATTAACAGGTATAGCCTTCTTACCATCATTAAACTCTAACTCTATAGTATTCTCATGTCTCCTAAGCCTACCACTCTTGAATATATAATAATCCCTCATATAGTTAGCACCAGCATAATTCTCTATAAGCACATGCCTTACAGTACTTCTTCCATTCTTCTTCTGGAGGCTTATCCATACTAACTATCCTTGAAATATCTTGAAGTATATTCTGTATCTCTTTCTCCTTCTCTTCATCCAACTCTATGTTAACTCTCTTTCTTAGCAATGGATAATCTATTACACCTTTCATAGCCCTACCTGTATAATGTTTGATGAAGTAGAGGTAGTAGAGTAGTTGGTATACATGAGCATCCTCCATCTTCTTGCTTCTCTTAACCTCATGTATCTCCTCTGTCTTATCTATAAAGTCTATCTTTATCCTTTCCATTGCAATCTCCCTCATCCTCTTACTCTTATAACTCTGTTCATGTAATAATTTGCCTAACAGCACTATATCTGACTCGCTCTCCAACTCCATGTTATGAGAGAAGAACCATAGCTTCCTTTTGCATACTAGATAGTAGTTTATCTGGGTGCCTGTGAAGTATAGATTAGAATCTAATTCTTTAATAAATAGATTAATGATATGCTCATCACCAGTAATGTTAATGTTATTCTTGTCATCACTCATATACTAATCCATCAATCATAGAAACCATTTTATACATCATTCAGATTATATTCTCTGCAATCTCAATCTCACTTTTATATGTGTCTATCTTTACTCTTTCTAGCATTTTGTCTATCCCGTACTCCTTGATCTCATTAATAATCTCGTCAAGATACTTCATATTTGTTATGGTTAATACATAATAACCTTTAAATTCCCTAATACGGAATATACTACTATTTCTTTGTAGTTTTTCCAATAGGAAGAAGGGAATATTAATAGAATATTCATATAAGATACGTTTAAGATACCATTCATCCAGATTATTTAACTGGGTCTCTTCTTTAATCTTATTGATTATCTCAGACCATGAGAGGCTATCGCTTTCATTATCTCTTAATCTCTTTTCTATCAGCTCCCCAAATGTACTCACTCTCTTATCATCGCTCTTACTCATTATTGCAGGCACAATAATCTGTAAGCCAGCAATCTCTCTAAATAGTCGTTGTGCATGACTCTTCTTCTCTACTGTAAAATACTTTAGATATTCTAAGTGCTCATTTATTTTTTCAATGTAGCTATCCTTCAATGTCTTATTATCGTCAATCTTAGTATTATATACCTCCTTTATAATAGCTACCTCGTCTTCATGCGCCATTATCTCTCCTTTCTTTCTCTCTAATACACATATAGTCTGTTCTATCACATCTTTATCGTATATCGCTGTGGTTCCTTTATCGTACTTTGTGAATATCAATATGTTAGGTTCTGAAGAGGTATAGTTATCATCCCTATTTCTATATATTCTCCCCCACCTTTGTATCTGACTATCTATAGGGGATATCTCTGTTATAAGAATATCAAAGTCTATATCTACCGATGCTTCTACAATCTGAGTTGCTACAAGGACTATTCGTTTCCTACCTTCCCTTTTCTCCACTTCTCTTATACGGGATATACGAGAACTCTTCTCCTTCTCTAATAGTCTAGAATGGAGTAGATACGTGTCCTCATTCCTCATTTCTTTTAATCTTTCATACAATCTAATTGCTTTCTTTACATTATTAACAATTATGAGAATATTTTTACCCCTGTTCTTTTCTAGTTGTTTCTTGATCTCTTCTAGCCCTTCCTCATCTATTTCAAGATTATCTTCATCTTTAAAGAGTCCGCATCGTATAAGATCTATACAATGCCTCCTTTGATTATAATTTTTAACCTTCTCTCGTATATCAATATAGTTGCTCACATCAATTATATCAAATTTATCTTTAATGAACTTCTCTACATAGGGTGGAAATGTAGCTGTTATGATAATTATATCACCTTGCAATCTTTGAATTATCTCTATTGTCTTGAGGATAATTGCTACCATCTCTGGTTTATACGCCTGTACCTCATCTATTATTATTGTAGATAAAGGATATATGCTAATCAACTTATCAGACGTATAGTACTTTAGACTAGTGAGGAAGACTTGGTCTGGAGTAGTTAAGATTATTGGGGTTGAGAATAGTTTTGCTGTATTCTGTTTTATCCCCACATCAACCATACCATATCTGCCTTCCCTTCCATACTCTCTAGCCTTAACATACTCTATAAAGGCTGTTGAATGTAGTATATTCAAATAGTTGTTATTAAAATAACCATTAATATCATTCCCAAAGCGCCAATATAAATCATTTAGTGCTACTCTTAAAGGTAATGTATATATCAACTTCTTACCTTTCTTACTTGCCCATAATAGAGCAAATTCTGTCTTTCCAGACCCCGTTGGTGCTATAAGTACAATATTCCTCTTAATATTGCCTATCTTATTTATTAATTCTTCTTGCCAAAGAGAATCTCTCTCAATTCCACCTATTTTATCTTTGATCTTCTTATCTATACTAGAATATACATCATTGCTTAATTTAATTGGGTATTCGATATCAATATTAGCACTAGCAGCATAATCACATCTACGTAATGCCCCTAAAAATACAAAGAAATCGTAGATATCAACCTTAGAGTCCTCATCCAAGATAAAGAATTTTAATATTTCAGATAAACCATGGCCCGTCCTATCTGCATCATATAACTGTTTGATCTTATCATAACCTACCTCTATCTTCTCGTTAAGTTCTTGGAATAGATGATTTATATCATCTATTATATTACCCTTATTTTCTTCTATCTTCTCTTTTATGTAGTCTAGTAGAGATTTTAATAATCGTCTTATTTCATCTTTATTATTTAGCATAAATTCCAGATATTTGCTAAGGTCAGGATATTCATCAAAGAGGTATCTTGCATTGATACCCTTATTTGCATAAAAGTCATTATAATGGTGCAACAGAATGGCAGTCCTTATCTTCTTATCCCATTCGTTGTTGTCAAGAAATATTAAGGAGTAGAGTATAGAAATTACTTCGTGATCCTTTATGCGTAGGTTTCTATAATTTTTAAAGAATTTGCGTAATGTATCAAGACTAGAATCGTGAGGGTTGCCATATAACTTTTCCTGAAAGTTTAGATCGATCTTACCCAGATCATGTAGCAGGCATGCTATATATAGACTTCTAAAGAAGTCATTACCTAATTTATTATATGTTATTGCCTCTTGGTTATCAATTATAAATCTTTTTAACTGGATCGCTCTTTCTATAGTTAAGTAAAGATGGTCCTTTAGTAGAATTGCCCCGCCATTACTATCATCAGATTTAGCCCTTAACGCATCCAGTAGATCCATCTAACCACCCCCATTTATCTATTATTGGATATACATTATCATTTATTTTATAAAAATCGACATCTATACTACTACCTTCTTTTAAAACTATACTATAATCCCGGCCAGTATATATCACAGATTCAAAAATAACATCACGTTTAGTAGAATATTGTTTGATATCAGATTTATAACGAATCTCCTGTCTATTATTTTGGAATTTACTAGAAATTGGAATGTAAAATACTGGATATTTTTTATTCTCTATTGGGAATTCTTTCTCAATTATATATGTTGGATAGGTTATCTTTATATCTCCTTTAATAGAAATTTTGTTTACTTTATCAGCCACACATACTCTTCTAATAAAAATTACATCCTCACTCCTTCCAAGCATTAATATCTTTCTAGGATGCTCTAATGCTTTATGGAGTTCATTTACCAACTCTTCGTTACCTTGAAGGAAGAGAAACAACCTACCATTAAATAACTCCTCTTGGTAAACCGGAGATCTCTGGGCTTTCTTCCCTTCTCCATATAGTCTCTTATCCTCCATCATCAGTATACCGTCTTTAACAAAGGGATAACCTTTGATCATACTCTGGTAATTCCAGAATGAGTTTTCAAACTCCCCATGAATGCTTATCTTTAACTCATCCCAGAGGCAACCATACCTATTACCATACCAATCGTCTAGTGCGTTCTGTAACATCCCTATTACTGTTGATCTTGAAGGTAAAGGATATGTCTGGGCATAGTAGAAGGTAAATGGATTCCTATATTGTGCAAAAGGTTGAAATAATTCTATAAAGAGAACAGCATTAGACATACCCTCTCATTTAGTTGGGATTATTTCAATGTTTTTCCTTTTATAAATTAATATATTACTATTATCTATCTTATCCTCTAAAAAGCTTACAATTCTTTCTTTTAGCTCTTTAAGATTATTGATCGGTTCGTAGTTATCTATATCTATAATGAATTTAGGAGTATCATTCTTAACTATCTCATTCTCAACCTCTTCAATATTCCTCCCATCAGAGTCAGTATACTTCTTGGTCTTGGTTATGATTTTATAAACATGAGATTTGGCCAACTCTATCTTATCTAGAAATGTTTCATA includes the following:
- the cas4 gene encoding CRISPR-associated protein Cas4, which codes for MSDDKNNINITGDEHIINLFIKELDSNLYFTGTQINYYLVCKRKLWFFSHNMELESESDIVLLGKLLHEQSYKSKRMREIAMERIKIDFIDKTEEIHEVKRSKKMEDAHVYQLLYYLYFIKHYTGRAMKGVIDYPLLRKRVNIELDEEKEKEIQNILQDISRIVSMDKPPEEEWKKYCKACAYRELCWC
- the cas5b gene encoding type I-B CRISPR-associated protein Cas5b, whose amino-acid sequence is MSNAVLFIELFQPFAQYRNPFTFYYAQTYPLPSRSTVIGMLQNALDDWYGNRYGCLWDELKISIHGEFENSFWNYQSMIKGYPFVKDGILMMEDKRLYGEGKKAQRSPVYQEELFNGRLFLFLQGNEELVNELHKALEHPRKILMLGRSEDVIFIRRVCVADKVNKISIKGDIKITYPTYIIEKEFPIENKKYPVFYIPISSKFQNNRQEIRYKSDIKQYSTKRDVIFESVIYTGRDYSIVLKEGSSIDVDFYKINDNVYPIIDKWGWLDGSTGCVKG
- a CDS encoding CRISPR-associated helicase/endonuclease Cas3 — translated: MDLLDALRAKSDDSNGGAILLKDHLYLTIERAIQLKRFIIDNQEAITYNKLGNDFFRSLYIACLLHDLGKIDLNFQEKLYGNPHDSSLDTLRKFFKNYRNLRIKDHEVISILYSLIFLDNNEWDKKIRTAILLHHYNDFYANKGINARYLFDEYPDLSKYLEFMLNNKDEIRRLLKSLLDYIKEKIEENKGNIIDDINHLFQELNEKIEVGYDKIKQLYDADRTGHGLSEILKFFILDEDSKVDIYDFFVFLGALRRCDYAASANIDIEYPIKLSNDVYSSIDKKIKDKIGGIERDSLWQEELINKIGNIKRNIVLIAPTGSGKTEFALLWASKKGKKLIYTLPLRVALNDLYWRFGNDINGYFNNNYLNILHSTAFIEYVKAREYGREGRYGMVDVGIKQNTAKLFSTPIILTTPDQVFLTSLKYYTSDKLISIYPLSTIIIDEVQAYKPEMVAIILKTIEIIQRLQGDIIIITATFPPYVEKFIKDKFDIIDVSNYIDIREKVKNYNQRRHCIDLIRCGLFKDEDNLEIDEEGLEEIKKQLEKNRGKNILIIVNNVKKAIRLYERLKEMRNEDTYLLHSRLLEKEKSSRISRIREVEKREGRKRIVLVATQIVEASVDIDFDILITEISPIDSQIQRWGRIYRNRDDNYTSSEPNILIFTKYDKGTTAIYDKDVIEQTICVLERKKGEIMAHEDEVAIIKEVYNTKIDDNKTLKDSYIEKINEHLEYLKYFTVEKKSHAQRLFREIAGLQIIVPAIMSKSDDKRVSTFGELIEKRLRDNESDSLSWSEIINKIKEETQLNNLDEWYLKRILYEYSINIPFFLLEKLQRNSSIFRIREFKGYYVLTITNMKYLDEIINEIKEYGIDKMLERVKIDTYKSEIEIAENII
- the cas2 gene encoding CRISPR-associated endonuclease Cas2 translates to MKVIIVYDVNIERITTIRKILKQYLSWVQNSAFEGELTEGRLEELKSRLYEVIDPNTDSIIVYTISNPRWVDKRVWGVEKGGTDNIL
- the cas1b gene encoding type I-B CRISPR-associated endonuclease Cas1b, whose translation is MRDYYIFKSGRLRRHENTIELEFNDGKKAIPVNDIHALHLFGEVNLNTKLITFLNQHGIPIHFYNYYGYYSGSFYPREKLVSGLLIVKQVEHYLDREKRIKIARELVNSAIHNILSNLNHYKKNNKGVDHFITAIEEERKYLTNCNDIASIMGIEGRCRDHYYSSFDTILREEFRFEKRSRMPPTNMLNAMISFGNSLLYATVLTEIYHTQLSPAISYLHEPGERRYSLALDISEIFKPIIVDRVIFNLVNNRIIKEEHFLEELNGCYLNDNGKRIFVAEYQKKLDTTLKHVRLKRHISYQRLIRLECFKLIKHLLGEREYIGFKSSW